A part of Aegilops tauschii subsp. strangulata cultivar AL8/78 chromosome 2, Aet v6.0, whole genome shotgun sequence genomic DNA contains:
- the LOC141041063 gene encoding uncharacterized protein, which yields MVEIFDPSKGRFIVQDLVGEVSLGAVDVECILALENHGLSAEGILGEEGEDVKDRVLPQFLSKTTGNIVIDDLIVDITKNKSADDDFLRRVVLVLLGTVLAPMSSKTVPKQYYALVDDVKRISKINWNAFTLRVLLDCLRNVRKGKHLRQWPRGNLALLQYLYWEKIQPLEGECAFNPSLSMEPLMRNWTEAAASRRDKFDYDQGHGRGNIKIEDNITKEYRAQERKVPEPEKPKMKPAVGAAKKSKLASNADEMMNLIMKRCMDYIRNQMKEIPEQVAERLLEKLNQNGVMYKPAAAAASGNNDADLEVDSFENGPPEKKRIHKTPAKLNVDKTTKPTDECGATPENPWIVGNSPRAESSDIDISASSIDRMVGKNKGKKSPATAKEDDVISGKRRQTVPKKFESPFKLDKPGKRSARALFSDNDMEGSVKDDLTPELIDAAVAFVEAAARFEKNMTKRVYYNERGTSVTVESIRPIIDAYQTHLALRVGHDRHLCPAWRSKYLVDRAKARDNPKPSKYNMDSALSKLEQYVGFWTSIPSSFIPLNVGNTHWITVVMHNRKEFRVFDSLYPLEFSLDTVKALRLAIAIDMEEANCITPGKYPDVTKWPIIPQIDMPLQEDGNSCGLFVIEVMEHWDGDRWTANFTQGTVNARRRRLIAELVLSPTNTLECVKNKIRDIAKKSKA from the exons ATGGTTGAGATATTTGATCCTAGTAAGGGCAGATTCATTGTACAAGACTTGGTTGGCGAAGTGTCTCTCGGTGCCGTGGATGTTGAGTGCATCTTGGCCTTGGAGAACCACGGACTGTCGGCAGAAGGTATTCTCGGTGAGGAAGGTGAGGATGTTAAAGATCGAGTGCTGCCTCAATTCCTGAGCAAGACCACAGGTAACATAGTCATCGATGATCTGATTGTGGACATCACAAAAAATAAATCTGCCGATGACGATTTCCTTCGGAGAGTTGTCCTCGTGTTGCTTGGAACAGTTCTTGCTCCCATGTCGAGCAAGACTGTACCAAAGCAATATTACGCATTGGTGGACGATGTGAAGCGTATATCCAAGATTAATTGGAATGCATTCACCCTCCGGGTTCTGTTGGACTGCCTTCGCAACGTGAGGAAAGGCAAACACCTCCGCCAATGGCCGAGAGGGAACTTAGCTCTCCTGCAG TACCTGTACTGGGAGAAGATTCAGCCTCTGGAAGGTGAATGCGCATTCAATCCTAGCTTGTCCATGGAACCTCTAATGAGGAATTGGACTGAAGCTGCAGCCTCAAGGAGAGACAAGTTTGATTATGACCAAGGCCATGGCCGTGGTAACATCAAG ATTGAAGACAACATAACCAAGGAGTATAGGGCGCAGGAGCGCAAAGTACCCGAACCAGAAAAGCCAAAAATGAAGCCCGCCGTTGGTGCGGCAAAGAAGTCCAAGTTAGCCTCAAACGCGGACGAGATGATGAACCTCATCATGAAGCGGTGTATGGATTACATACGCAACCAAATGAAGGAAATACCAGAACAAGTAGCCGAG AGATTGTTAGAGAAGTTGAACCAAAATGGTGTGATGTACAAGCCAGCGGCTGCTGCGGCTTCCGGCAACAACGATGCCGACCTAGAAGTGGATTCCTTTGAGAATGGTCCGCCAGAAAAAAAAAGAATTCAT AAAACACCTGCCAAGTTAAATGTTGACAAGACAACGAAGCCTACTGATGAGTGCGGCGCAACACCGGAGAACCCTTGGATTGTAGGTAATTCTCCTCGAGCAGAATCGTCCGACATTGACATTTCTGCAAGTTCTATCGACAGGATGGTGGGTAAGAACAAGGGGAAAAAGTCTCCAGCAACCGCAAAAGAAGACGATGTTATATCCGGGAAGCGCCGACAGACTGTTCCcaagaaatttgaatcccccTTTAAACTTGACAAGCCCGGCAAGCGAAGCGCTCGCG CTCTGTTTAGTGACAATGACATGGAAGGCTCTGTTAAGGACGATTTGACACCGGAACTCATCGATGCTGCTGTTGCGTTTGTGGAGGCAGCTGCTCGGTTTGAGAAGAATATGACAAAAAGAGTTTACTACAATGAACGTGGCACCTCTGTGACTGTGGAGAGTATACGACCG ATTATCGATGCTTATCAGACACATTTGGCTCTGCGCGTTGGTCATGATCGGCACCTCTGTCCAGCCTGGAGGTCCAAATACCTTGTTGATCGTGCTAAGGCACGAGACAACCCTAAACCGTCGAAATACAACATGGACAGTGCGCTGAGCAAGCTGGAGCAGTACGTAGGGTTCTGGACGAGTATACCGTCC TCGTTTATCCCGTTGAACGTCGGCAATACACACTGGATCACCGTGGTGATGCACAACCGCAAAGAATTCCGAGTTTTTGATTCGCTCTATCCTCTCGAGTTCTCTCTCGACACTGTGAAAGCACTG CGACTAGCAATAGCAATTGATATGGAAGAGGCAAACTGTATTACACCTGGCAAATATCCAGACGTCACTAAGTGGCCTATCATACCTCAGATCGACATGCCACTACAAGAGGACGG GAACTCTTGTGGCCTTTTTGTGATTGAAGTTATGGAGCATTGGGACGGGGATCGATGGACCGCCAATTTTACCCAG GGCACGGTTAATGCAAGGAGAAGGCGTCTCATCGCCGAGTTGGTTCTCTCACCTACCAACACGCTCGAATGTGTGAAGAACAAAATCCGCGACATCGCAAAGAAAAGCAAGGCGTGA
- the LOC109747775 gene encoding protein NRT1/ PTR FAMILY 4.3 → MDVESSAAHEVSVDWRGRPCEPGRHGGMRAAVFVLGIQAFEIMAIAAVGNNLITYVFGEMHFPLSEAANVVTNFVGTIFLLSLLGGFLSDSYLGCFWTMLTFGFVELSGFILLSVQAHLPQLKPPPCNMASMDGSCEQARGFKSSIFFVALYLVALGSGCLKPNMIAHGGDQFSSSAGADNAKSLSTYFNSAYFSFCLGELVALTALVWVQTHSGMDVGFGISAAAMAAGLISLVSGAAFYRNKPPQGSIFTPIARVFVAAFTKRKQICPANPGNAGIGEPARLAGSFRHGNKFRFLDKACVRDAAQQQGANTKPESPWRLCTVSEVQQAKTLLAVTPIFACTIVFNTVLAQLQTFSVQQGSAMDTVLGGAFRVPPASLQAIPYAMLLLLVPAYELLLVPFMKRLTGTRSGITPLQRIGVGLGTVAFSMVAAATVERRRRDLSASGARMSVLWIVPQFLVFGVSEMFTAVGLIEFFYKQACAGMQSFLTALTYCSYAFGFYLSSVLVTTVNRVTARHGGAGWLGDNDLDKDRLDLFYWMLAALSVLNFFCYLICARWYNSGADGSDAASAQIAAEGDAKEIS, encoded by the exons ATGGACGTTGAGAGCTCCGCGGCGCATGAGGTCTCCGTCGACTGGCGGGGCCGCCCCTGCGAGCCCGGCCGGCACGGCGGCATGCGCGCCGCCGTCTTCGTCCTAG GGATCCAGGCGTTCGAGATCATGGCGATCGCGGCGGTGGGGAACAACCTCATCACGTACGTGTTCGGGGAGATGCACTTCCCGCTGTCGGAGGCGGCCAACGTGGTGACCAACTTCGTGGGCACCAtcttcctcctctccctcctcggCGGCTTCCTCTCTGACTCCTACCTCGGCTGCTTCTGGACCATGCTCACCTTCGGCTTCGTCGAGCTCTCG GGCTTCATACTACTGTCGGTGCAAGCACACCTTCCGCAGCTGAAGCCGCCGCCGTGCAACATGGCGTCCATGGACGGCAGCTGCGAGCAGGCCAGGGGCTTCAAGTCCAGCATCTTCTTCGTCGCGCTCTACCTGGTGGCGCTCGGCAGCGGCTGCCTCAAGCCCAACATGATCGCGCACGGCGGCGACCAGTTCTCCAGCTCCGCCGGGGCCGACAATGCCAAGAGCCTCTCCACCTACTTCAACTCCGCCTACTTCAGCTTCTGCCTCGGCGAGCTCGTCGCGCTCACGGCGCTCGTCTGGGTGCAGACGCACTCCGGGATGGACGTCGGCTTCGgcatctccgccgccgccatggccgccgggCTCATCAGCCTGGTCTCCGGCGCGGCCTTCTACCGGAACAAACCTCCTCAGGGCAGCATCTTCACTCCTATTGCAAGG GTGTTCGTCGCCGCCTTCACCAAGAGGAAGCAAATCTGCCCTGCCAATCCTGGCAACGCCGGAATTGGCGAGCCGGCACGCCTCGCCGGCAGCTTCCGCCACGGCAACAAATTCAG GTTCTTGGACAAGGCGTGCGTCAGGGACGCGGCACAGCAGCAGGGGGCCAACACGAAGCCGGAGAGCCCGTGGCGGCTGTGCACGGTGTCGGAGGTGCAGCAGGCCAAGACCCTCCTCGCCGTGACGCCCATCTTCGCCTGCACCATCGTGTTCAACACCGTGCTCGCGCAGCTGCAGACCTTCTCGGTGCAGCAGGGCAGCGCCATGGACACCGTCCTCGGGGGCGCCTTCCGCGTCCCGCCGGCGTCGCTGCAGGCCATCCCCTACGCCATGCTCCTCCTGCTCGTCCCGGCGTACGAGCTCCTCCTCGTGCCCTTCATGAAGCGGCTCACGGGGACGCGCTCCGGGATCACCCCGCTGCAGCGCATCGGGGTCGGCCTCGGCACCGTCGCCttctccatggtcgccgccgccaccgtcgagcgCCGGCGCCGCGACCTGTCGGCGTCCGGGGCGCGGATGTCCGTGCTGTGGATCGTGCCGCAGTTCCTCGTGTTCGGCGTGTCGGAGATGTTCACCGCCGTGGGGCTCATCGAGTTCTTCTACAAGCAGGCCTGCGCCGGCATGCAGTCCTTCCTCACCGCGCTCACCTACTGCTCCTACGCCTTCGGCTTCTACCTCAGCTCTGTGCTGGTGACGACGGTGAACAGGGTCACGGCGAGGCACGGCGGCGCCGGCTGGCTCGGCGACAACGACCTCGACAAGGACAGGCTGGACCTCTTCTACTGGATGCTCGCTGCGCTCAGCGTGCTCAACTTCTTCTGCTACCTGATCTGCGCAAGGTGGTACAACTCTGGTGCCGATGGCTCTGATGCTGCCTCGGCTCAGATTGCAGCAGAGGGTGATGCCAAGGAGATCAGCTGA